ATACCCTCTAACAAAGGAGCAACTAAAGCAGAGGAAAGACCAGGAATAACTCGATAAGCACAATTAGTTTGGTTTAAAGCCTCAATTTCAGCGCGAGAACGCCCAAAAATAAACGGATCACCACTTTTTAATCTGACTACTTGTTTACCCTGATGACAATAAGCCACGAGTAACTGATTAATCTTAGTTTGAGGAGTACTTTTTTGTCCTCCCCGTTTACCCACATCTATTTTTAAACAGTCTTCGGGAACTATATTTAACAAATCAGAGTCTATTAAAGCATCATAAATTAGTACTTCTGCTCGTTGTAATACTTCTTGAGCTTGGAGAGTCAGCAAATCTTGATTACCAGGTCCACCACCTACTAAATATACTTTCCCCTTGTTGTTATCTTTAGCAAAACGACTCATAATGGAAATTAGAGGTACTTAAAAAGTCAGAGACTATGAATAACAATTCAAACGATATCAAATACCATCTTAACAACGTTGGGATGAGTTACCTACTCTGGTTAGCTTGTCTGTTTGGAGTAGCTGGATTACATCGATTTTATAATAAAAAGATTTTTACTGGTTTACTCTGGTTGTGTACCTGGGGATTTTTTGGTATAGGTCAATTTATTGACTTATTTGTCATGTCGGATATGGTAGATGAACATAACTTTAAAGTCTATCGCAAATATGGGTTATTAAATCCTGGTTCTGTTGGCGGATCTCAACTACCCCAAGTTACCCTTACTGTACCAGATAAAAAAGCTGAAAATATTAATAATCTATCTGACCAAGAATTAATGGTTATTCTGACTAAAGCTTCACAAAAAAAACAAGGTAAACTCTCTCTCACAGACGCGGTGATTGATACAGGGATAACTTTTGAAAAAGCCGAAGCTATTCTCTCAGAGATGGTTAAA
The nucleotide sequence above comes from Gloeocapsa sp. DLM2.Bin57. Encoded proteins:
- a CDS encoding TM2 domain-containing protein — encoded protein: MNNNSNDIKYHLNNVGMSYLLWLACLFGVAGLHRFYNKKIFTGLLWLCTWGFFGIGQFIDLFVMSDMVDEHNFKVYRKYGLLNPGSVGGSQLPQVTLTVPDKKAENINNLSDQELMVILTKASQKKQGKLSLTDAVIDTGITFEKAEAILSEMVKRGYISLTNHPVTGVLIYDFHDVA